A genomic stretch from Sulfurovum sp. TSL1 includes:
- a CDS encoding paraquat-inducible protein A, producing MNKKIMMLLLSLLVIIMGYFGLQAYSQAKQYEARTQTLVIDKEISTQAEYQAKRWAEKFSLGYYENDKRRLREETMIAQKEHQREAKRYTLYVMGVLLVILISAFLVDLRLFTFFGGLSALIVLTFGLFAPLLTVTIHKEFDYIGDVVLSFESKSLLGSVVKLWESGEIAVALVILLFSILIPFFKTLSLMFVALVMESRFAHGIVTFFKWIGKWSMLDVFVVATLLVYLTSNGSDVSHAEVQVGLYFFLAYVVVSMLVSLSADKMLSSRRGL from the coding sequence ATGAATAAAAAGATAATGATGCTGTTATTGTCCTTATTGGTGATCATCATGGGGTATTTTGGGCTGCAGGCATATTCGCAGGCAAAGCAGTATGAAGCGCGTACGCAAACACTGGTCATAGATAAAGAGATCTCAACGCAAGCCGAGTACCAGGCAAAACGATGGGCGGAGAAGTTCAGCTTGGGATACTACGAGAATGACAAGAGGCGTTTACGTGAAGAGACCATGATCGCACAAAAAGAGCATCAGAGAGAAGCGAAGCGTTATACCCTCTATGTCATGGGTGTACTTCTCGTGATCTTGATCAGTGCTTTTCTTGTTGACTTGAGGCTGTTCACATTTTTTGGCGGTTTGTCGGCACTTATTGTGTTAACTTTTGGTCTTTTTGCTCCCCTGCTGACCGTGACGATCCATAAAGAGTTCGACTATATCGGTGATGTCGTACTCTCTTTTGAGTCCAAAAGTCTCTTGGGATCCGTGGTGAAGTTATGGGAGAGCGGCGAGATCGCGGTAGCCTTGGTGATCCTCCTCTTTTCTATACTCATACCGTTTTTTAAAACGCTCTCTTTAATGTTTGTGGCGCTTGTGATGGAGAGCAGGTTTGCTCACGGTATCGTAACGTTTTTCAAATGGATCGGGAAATGGTCCATGCTGGATGTCTTTGTGGTGGCTACGTTGCTGGTGTATCTCACAAGCAACGGCTCTGATGTCAGTCATGCTGAGGTGCAAGTAGGGTTGTATTTCTTTTTGGCCTATGTGGTCGTCTCTATGCTGGTGAGTTTGAGTGCCGATAAAATGTTGAGCAGCAGAAGGGGTCTCTAG